The following coding sequences lie in one Pectobacterium sp. A5351 genomic window:
- a CDS encoding multidrug ABC transporter permease/ATP-binding protein: MELLRIVYQQYRWPFLAVILLSLLSAALGIGLIAFINLQLIEAVNQSLSVLPQFLGLLLLLMGVTLVSQLALTTLGHHFVYRLRGQFIKRILDTNIARIEQIGSAQLLASLSSDIRNITLAFVRLPELIQGIILTIGSAAYLAWLSPNMLIVTSVWIAITIWGGFMLVSRVYSHLTKVREAEDRLQKDYETVINGRKELTLNRERAQKLYEEVYQANAQDYRNNVVRADTFHLSAVNWSNIMMLGVIGAVFFMANNLGWADTNVAATYSLTLLFLRTPMLQAVGALPTLLSAQVAFNKLKRFNLAEYQEPFSAAIAPADWHTLELRDVVFRYDDSGFEVGPINLVIKRGELVFLIGGNGSGKSTLAMLLTGLYTPVLGALLLDNRPVTAETREDYQKLFSAIFTDFHLFGQMMGPQGAAPDTALVDQWLDRLNMRHKLTLENHQVMNLQLSQGQRKRVALLLAVVEQRDILLLDEWAADQDPQFRRVFYLELLPQLRALGKTIVAISHDDHYFEHADRLLEMHQGTLSELTGAAREQASQDAVAQISR; the protein is encoded by the coding sequence ATGGAGTTGCTCCGCATTGTTTACCAACAATACCGTTGGCCATTTCTCGCCGTTATCTTGTTAAGTTTGTTGAGTGCCGCGTTGGGCATTGGGCTGATTGCCTTTATCAACCTGCAATTGATTGAAGCGGTCAATCAATCGTTGAGCGTATTGCCACAGTTTCTGGGCTTGCTGCTGCTCCTGATGGGGGTGACGTTGGTGTCACAACTGGCGTTGACCACGCTGGGGCACCATTTCGTTTATCGTCTGCGTGGGCAATTTATCAAGCGTATTCTGGACACCAACATTGCACGTATCGAACAGATCGGCAGTGCGCAACTGCTTGCCAGCCTGTCCAGCGATATCCGCAACATCACACTCGCGTTTGTTCGCCTGCCTGAACTGATTCAGGGAATCATTCTTACGATCGGCTCTGCGGCTTATCTGGCGTGGCTCTCTCCTAACATGTTGATCGTAACGTCGGTCTGGATCGCGATAACGATTTGGGGCGGTTTTATGCTGGTTTCCCGTGTGTATAGCCATCTCACTAAGGTGCGGGAAGCGGAAGATCGTCTCCAGAAAGATTATGAAACCGTGATTAACGGGCGTAAAGAACTCACGCTCAATCGTGAACGAGCGCAGAAACTGTATGAAGAGGTTTATCAGGCTAATGCGCAGGATTACCGCAATAATGTGGTTCGTGCTGACACCTTCCACCTCAGTGCGGTGAACTGGTCGAATATTATGATGCTGGGCGTGATTGGCGCCGTCTTTTTCATGGCAAACAACCTCGGCTGGGCGGATACCAATGTTGCGGCGACATACTCACTGACGCTGCTTTTTTTACGTACGCCGATGCTACAAGCCGTGGGGGCGCTGCCTACGCTGCTGAGTGCGCAAGTCGCCTTTAATAAGTTGAAGCGTTTCAACCTGGCTGAGTATCAGGAACCATTTTCTGCCGCGATCGCCCCGGCGGACTGGCACACGCTGGAACTGCGTGATGTGGTGTTTCGCTATGACGATTCCGGGTTTGAAGTTGGGCCGATCAATCTGGTGATAAAGCGTGGTGAGCTGGTGTTTCTGATTGGCGGTAATGGAAGCGGAAAATCGACGCTGGCGATGCTGCTGACGGGGCTTTATACCCCGGTGTTGGGCGCGTTGCTGCTGGATAACCGCCCCGTTACGGCGGAAACGCGAGAAGATTATCAAAAGCTATTCTCTGCCATTTTTACGGATTTCCATCTGTTCGGGCAGATGATGGGCCCGCAGGGAGCGGCACCGGATACCGCGCTGGTGGATCAGTGGCTGGATCGCCTGAACATGCGGCATAAGCTGACGCTGGAGAATCATCAGGTGATGAACTTACAGCTTTCTCAGGGGCAGCGTAAGCGGGTGGCGCTACTGCTGGCCGTCGTTGAGCAACGAGATATCTTGTTATTGGATGAATGGGCGGCCGATCAGGATCCGCAATTCCGCCGTGTGTTCTATCTTGAGCTGTTACCACAGTTGCGTGCATTGGGGAAAACGATTGTGGCGATCAGCCATGACGATCACTACTTTGAACATGCCGATCGCCTGCTTGAAATGCATCAGGGAACGCTGTCTGAGCTGACGGGAGCCGCACGTGAACAAGCCTCGCAGGATGCGGTGGCGCAGATTAGCCGATAG